From a region of the Alnus glutinosa chromosome 1, dhAlnGlut1.1, whole genome shotgun sequence genome:
- the LOC133866182 gene encoding uncharacterized protein LOC133866182 yields the protein MPMAVTAEMKAKAEVYYGDEICREKFMLLLSEMGLPDGLLILKDIEECGYVKEIGFVWLKHKQKREYRFDNVVVCYDTEVTAYFEPKKIKNLTGVKAKEFLIWITLSEIYVKDPPARWITFKTPAGLSKSFPISVFVGGEGH from the coding sequence ATGCCTATGGCCGTAACAGCAGAGATGAAGGCCAAAGCAGAGGTATATTACGGGGATGAAATTTGTAGAGAGAAGTTCATGTTGTTGCTGTCAGAAATGGGGTTGCCGGATGGTCTGCTAATCTTAAAAGACATAGAGGAATGCGGGTACGTGAAAGAAATCGGATTTGTGTGGCTTAAACATAAGCAGAAGAGGGAGTACAGGTTTGACAACGTTGTTGTCTGCTATGACACAGAAGTCACCGCCTACTTCGAGCCCAAGAAGATCAAGAACCTGACAGGTGTCAAAGCCAAGGAGTTCTTGATTTGGATTACCTTGAGCGAGATTTATGTCAAGGATCCTCCGGCAAGGTGGATTACCTTTAAGACTCCGGCAGGTTTGTCCAAGTCTTTTCCAATATCGGTGTTCGTTGGAGGAGAAGGACATTGA
- the LOC133882900 gene encoding serine carboxypeptidase-like 33 isoform X2: MQICRAGNKGMANPGSIKCQPPSPSISHFSGHVNVNGDNGRALFYWFFEAQSHSSKKPLLLWLNGGPGCSSIGYGAAVELGPLRVNKNGGGLHFNKYAWNKEANLLFVESPVGVGFSYTNTSSDLTKLDDAFVAEDAYNFLVNWLQRFPQFKTHDFFIAGESYAGHYVPQLAELVYDRNKDRAKYPTINLKGFIVGNPETDDYYDSKGLLEYAWSHAVISDQLYDKAKKVCDFKRFYWSIDCNNAMNQVFDEYQEIDIYNIYAPKCLVNTTSSLAKVNDYGLRGIRVFGGYDPCFSTYAEDYFNRKDVQSSLHAGIRGRNSNVTWKVCNNSILRTYNFTVFSILPIYSKLIKGGLKIWVYSGDTDGRVPVIGSRYCIEALGLSLKSPWRSWYHHSQVGGRIVEYEGVTLVTVKGAGHLVPLNKPSEALSLIHSFLSGQPLPTHG, from the exons ATGCAAATTTGCAGAGCTGGGAACAAAGGAATGGCCAATCCGGGTTCCATTAAAT GCCAACCCCCAAGCCCATCAATTTCCCACTTCTCAGGTCACGTCAATGTCAACGGAGACAACGGGAGGGCCCTTTTCTACTGGTTCTTTGAAGCTCAATCTCACTCCTCCAAGAAGCCTCTGCTTCTCTGGCTTAATGGAG GACCTGGCTGTTCCTCAATTGGGTATGGTGCAGCTGTTGAGTTGGGACCTCTTAGAGTCAACAAAAATGGAGGTGGCCTTCACTTCAATAAATATGCCTGGAATAAAG AAGCAAATTTGCTATTTGTGGAGTCCCCAGTTGGAGTAGGGTTCTCTTACACCAACACATCTTCTGATCTCACCAAATTGGATGATGCTTTCGTGG CTGAGGATGCCTACAATTTCTTGGTGAATTGGCTGCAAAGATTTCCGCAGTTCAAAACCCATGATTTCTTCATCGCAGGAGAGAGTTATGCAG GCCACTACGTTCCTCAGCTCGCAGAGCTTGTGTATGACCGAAACAAGGATAGAGCCAAATACCCAACGATCAATCTTAAAGGTTTTATT gTAGGAAATCCGGAAACTGATGATTACTATGATTCAAAGGGCTTGCTGGAATATGCATGGAGCCATGCTGTAATATCAGACCAGCTCTATGACAAGGCTAAGAAAGTGTGTGATTTTAAGAGGTTCTACTGGTCTATAGACTGTAACAATGCCATGAACCAAGTGTTTGACGAATATCAAGAGATTGACATATACAATATCTATGCCCCCAAGTGTCTCGTCAACACCACATCTTCACTCGCTAAG GTGAATGATTATGGATTGAGGGGCATAAGAGTCTTTGGAGGCTATGACCCATGTTTTTCTACGTACGCAGAAGACTATTTCAACAGAAAAGATGTTCAATCATCCCTTCATGCTGGCATTAGGGGAAGAAATTCTAATGTAACATGGAAGGTCTGCAA taaTTCCATCCTTAGGACATATAATTTCACTGTTTTTTCTATCCTACCCATCTACTCCAAACTCATCAAGGGTGGCCTCAAGATATGGGTTTACAG TGGAGACACAGATGGCAGAGTACCAGTTATTGGGTCACGCTACTGCATTGAGGCTCTTGGACTGTCCCTCAAGTCTCCTTGGCGTTCTTGGTACCACCACAGTCAG GTGGGAGGGAGGATAGTAGAGTACGAAGGGGTGACATTGGTGACAGTGAAAGGGGCAGGTCACTTGGTACCTCTCAACAAGCCCAGCGAGGCTCTTTCCCTCATCCACTCTTTCTTGTCCGGTCAACCCCTCCCTACCCATGGATGA
- the LOC133882900 gene encoding serine carboxypeptidase-like 33 isoform X1, whose translation MQICRAGNKGMANPGSIKCLFFSLLCLYLFCVKAVAEYPESQESDRVINLPGQPPSPSISHFSGHVNVNGDNGRALFYWFFEAQSHSSKKPLLLWLNGGPGCSSIGYGAAVELGPLRVNKNGGGLHFNKYAWNKEANLLFVESPVGVGFSYTNTSSDLTKLDDAFVAEDAYNFLVNWLQRFPQFKTHDFFIAGESYAGHYVPQLAELVYDRNKDRAKYPTINLKGFIVGNPETDDYYDSKGLLEYAWSHAVISDQLYDKAKKVCDFKRFYWSIDCNNAMNQVFDEYQEIDIYNIYAPKCLVNTTSSLAKVNDYGLRGIRVFGGYDPCFSTYAEDYFNRKDVQSSLHAGIRGRNSNVTWKVCNNSILRTYNFTVFSILPIYSKLIKGGLKIWVYSGDTDGRVPVIGSRYCIEALGLSLKSPWRSWYHHSQVGGRIVEYEGVTLVTVKGAGHLVPLNKPSEALSLIHSFLSGQPLPTHG comes from the exons ATGCAAATTTGCAGAGCTGGGAACAAAGGAATGGCCAATCCGGGTTCCATTAAATGTCTGTTTTTCTCTCTCCTGTGCTTGTATCTATTTTGCGTTAAAGCAGTGGCAGAGTATCCTGAATCCCAGGAATCTGATAGAGTAATAAATCTACCAGGCCAACCCCCAAGCCCATCAATTTCCCACTTCTCAGGTCACGTCAATGTCAACGGAGACAACGGGAGGGCCCTTTTCTACTGGTTCTTTGAAGCTCAATCTCACTCCTCCAAGAAGCCTCTGCTTCTCTGGCTTAATGGAG GACCTGGCTGTTCCTCAATTGGGTATGGTGCAGCTGTTGAGTTGGGACCTCTTAGAGTCAACAAAAATGGAGGTGGCCTTCACTTCAATAAATATGCCTGGAATAAAG AAGCAAATTTGCTATTTGTGGAGTCCCCAGTTGGAGTAGGGTTCTCTTACACCAACACATCTTCTGATCTCACCAAATTGGATGATGCTTTCGTGG CTGAGGATGCCTACAATTTCTTGGTGAATTGGCTGCAAAGATTTCCGCAGTTCAAAACCCATGATTTCTTCATCGCAGGAGAGAGTTATGCAG GCCACTACGTTCCTCAGCTCGCAGAGCTTGTGTATGACCGAAACAAGGATAGAGCCAAATACCCAACGATCAATCTTAAAGGTTTTATT gTAGGAAATCCGGAAACTGATGATTACTATGATTCAAAGGGCTTGCTGGAATATGCATGGAGCCATGCTGTAATATCAGACCAGCTCTATGACAAGGCTAAGAAAGTGTGTGATTTTAAGAGGTTCTACTGGTCTATAGACTGTAACAATGCCATGAACCAAGTGTTTGACGAATATCAAGAGATTGACATATACAATATCTATGCCCCCAAGTGTCTCGTCAACACCACATCTTCACTCGCTAAG GTGAATGATTATGGATTGAGGGGCATAAGAGTCTTTGGAGGCTATGACCCATGTTTTTCTACGTACGCAGAAGACTATTTCAACAGAAAAGATGTTCAATCATCCCTTCATGCTGGCATTAGGGGAAGAAATTCTAATGTAACATGGAAGGTCTGCAA taaTTCCATCCTTAGGACATATAATTTCACTGTTTTTTCTATCCTACCCATCTACTCCAAACTCATCAAGGGTGGCCTCAAGATATGGGTTTACAG TGGAGACACAGATGGCAGAGTACCAGTTATTGGGTCACGCTACTGCATTGAGGCTCTTGGACTGTCCCTCAAGTCTCCTTGGCGTTCTTGGTACCACCACAGTCAG GTGGGAGGGAGGATAGTAGAGTACGAAGGGGTGACATTGGTGACAGTGAAAGGGGCAGGTCACTTGGTACCTCTCAACAAGCCCAGCGAGGCTCTTTCCCTCATCCACTCTTTCTTGTCCGGTCAACCCCTCCCTACCCATGGATGA